One genomic segment of bacterium includes these proteins:
- a CDS encoding AMP-binding protein produces the protein APRPDEVINIQYTSGTTGYPKAAQLTHRNILFNGWYVTGCQNITSTDRMCIPVPYYHCFGCVMGTLGAVTRGAAMVIPAEYFDAGKSLKAIEEERCTTVYGVPTMFIAMLEHKHFKPKTYPSLRSGIMAGSPCPIEVMKRVVSDMGVREITIAYGQTETAPVITQTRAEDSLEQRVETIGRPLPGVEAKIIDPTTLQTLGDNEQGELCARGHGVMKGYYKDDASTEKGFLPDGFWRTGDLATRRPDGNYKITGRIKEMICRGGENIYPREIEEFLFTHPAIEQSAIFGIPDDKFGETSAAWVSLKHGHSLTEQEVKDFCRKGLAHYKCPAHVRFVTEFPQTVSGKLQKFKMREAMMAELGLKEQKTA, from the coding sequence CCGCCCCCAGACCCGATGAGGTCATCAACATCCAATACACCTCCGGCACCACGGGTTACCCCAAGGCCGCACAGCTCACCCACCGCAACATCCTCTTCAACGGCTGGTACGTCACCGGCTGCCAGAACATCACCAGCACCGATCGCATGTGCATCCCCGTGCCCTATTACCATTGCTTTGGCTGCGTCATGGGCACGCTGGGCGCAGTGACGCGCGGCGCGGCCATGGTCATCCCGGCGGAATATTTCGACGCCGGCAAAAGCCTGAAAGCCATTGAGGAAGAGCGCTGCACCACCGTCTACGGCGTCCCCACCATGTTCATTGCCATGCTGGAGCACAAGCACTTCAAACCCAAAACCTACCCAAGCCTCCGCAGCGGCATCATGGCGGGCAGCCCCTGCCCGATTGAAGTCATGAAACGCGTCGTCAGCGACATGGGTGTACGGGAAATCACCATCGCCTATGGCCAGACGGAAACCGCCCCCGTCATCACCCAAACCCGCGCCGAGGACTCACTCGAACAACGCGTGGAAACCATCGGCCGCCCCCTTCCCGGCGTGGAAGCCAAAATCATAGACCCCACCACCCTGCAAACCCTCGGCGACAACGAGCAGGGCGAACTCTGCGCCCGCGGCCACGGCGTCATGAAAGGCTATTACAAGGACGATGCCAGCACCGAAAAAGGCTTCCTGCCCGACGGCTTCTGGCGCACGGGCGATCTTGCCACCCGCCGCCCGGACGGCAATTACAAGATCACCGGCCGCATCAAGGAAATGATCTGCCGCGGCGGCGAGAACATCTACCCGCGCGAGATCGAGGAATTTCTTTTCACCCACCCCGCCATCGAGCAATCGGCCATCTTCGGCATCCCCGACGACAAATTCGGCGAAACCTCCGCCGCCTGGGTCAGTCTCAAACATGGCCATAGCTTAACCGAGCAGGAAGTGAAGGATTTCTGCCGCAAGGGCCTGGCCCATTACAAGTGCCCCGCCCATGTCCGTTTCGTGACGGAATTCCCCCAGACCGTCAGCGGAAAACTGCAGAAATTCAAGATGCGCGAGGCCATGATGGCCGAACTGGGCCTCAAAGAACAGAAAACCGCCTGA
- a CDS encoding cation:dicarboxylase symporter family transporter, with product MLENPTFKKRPECVMAGDSVEAKLFGLKLWQQVFIALILGITAGLYFGKDAEMFKILGTIFINLIKMVVVPLIFFALVSGITSMEDSHSFSRVGLKGLGAYFLTAMLAVCLGLLFGNLFNPGLGLTIDPSTLAEPTVPASAADSKTVSGFILGMIPTNALRAMTEDHFLQVVVFSIFTGVTMNLVADRCRHLRVMVYESAQVCFKMIEMIVRLAPLAVFGFISWSVGTLGMDVIKSLLQFVVAVIGACLVQYVFFGIMLMVLARLNPLKFYKKMFTTQLMAFSTSSSKATLTTAMRELQEKLGVSERSTNFLMPLGACINMDGTAIYLGLCAVFFSQIFGVHLGMHEYLVLIITCTFGSIGAAGIPSGSIIFMGMVLTSVNIPMGGIALILGVDRILDMVRTTINITGDATITTIVDASEKTLDRDTYNR from the coding sequence ATGTTAGAAAACCCCACCTTTAAGAAACGACCGGAGTGCGTAATGGCCGGAGACAGCGTTGAAGCCAAACTTTTTGGCCTCAAATTATGGCAGCAGGTATTCATTGCACTGATTCTCGGCATCACGGCCGGCCTCTATTTCGGCAAGGATGCCGAAATGTTCAAAATCCTCGGCACCATCTTCATCAACCTCATCAAGATGGTGGTCGTCCCGCTCATTTTCTTCGCCCTCGTCTCCGGCATTACCAGCATGGAAGACTCCCACAGCTTCTCGCGCGTTGGCCTCAAGGGCCTCGGCGCTTATTTCCTCACAGCCATGTTGGCCGTCTGCTTGGGCCTGCTTTTCGGCAATCTCTTCAACCCCGGTCTCGGCCTGACGATTGATCCATCAACACTGGCGGAGCCGACCGTGCCCGCATCCGCCGCCGACAGCAAAACCGTCAGCGGCTTCATCCTCGGCATGATCCCCACCAACGCGCTGCGTGCCATGACGGAGGATCACTTCCTGCAAGTGGTCGTCTTCTCCATCTTCACCGGCGTCACCATGAACCTGGTGGCCGACCGCTGCCGCCACCTGCGCGTGATGGTCTATGAATCCGCCCAGGTCTGCTTCAAGATGATCGAGATGATCGTCCGCCTCGCCCCGCTGGCCGTTTTCGGCTTCATTTCCTGGAGCGTCGGCACACTCGGCATGGATGTCATCAAGTCCCTGCTGCAATTTGTCGTGGCCGTCATCGGCGCCTGCCTGGTGCAATATGTGTTTTTCGGCATCATGCTGATGGTATTGGCGCGGCTCAATCCGCTCAAATTCTACAAAAAAATGTTCACCACGCAGCTGATGGCCTTCTCTACCTCTTCCTCCAAGGCCACGCTCACCACCGCCATGCGCGAGCTGCAGGAAAAGCTCGGCGTCTCCGAACGCAGCACCAACTTCCTTATGCCGCTCGGCGCCTGTATCAACATGGACGGAACCGCCATCTATCTCGGCCTTTGCGCCGTGTTCTTCTCCCAGATTTTCGGCGTGCATCTCGGCATGCATGAATATCTCGTGCTCATCATCACCTGCACCTTCGGTTCCATCGGCGCGGCGGGCATTCCCAGCGGCTCCATCATCTTCATGGGCATGGTGCTGACGTCGGTGAACATTCCCATGGGCGGCATCGCCCTCATCCTGGGCGTGGACCGCATCCTCGACATGGTGCGCACCACCATCAACATCACCGGCGACGCCACCATCACCACCATCGTGGATGCATCGGAAAAAACGCTGGATCGGGATACCTACAACCGTTGA